The following are encoded together in the Capsulimonas corticalis genome:
- a CDS encoding bifunctional diguanylate cyclase/phosphohydrolase, translating into MSRIHKGIVWATICYALLFVFMLILHPGTRKFYDAFFNTYQIAPPLLTGVGGISYFLHGKHTSALRRIGWLLIGMAGFSFALGQITWTYYESVRGVEVPFPGWSDAGYLGAYPCLIVGVFLLFGSMPVAGRARLVLDSAIAALAAGMLSWHFVIDRQWAQSDMTFVGKVITVAYPLGDVVTIFGVIVLIKTMVTDRVLRRSCIFLAIGMALLAFFDTSFAIMTLNNSYHTGSWSDWACSFGWIMMGYALVLPMWLPATKKDEAARERTLVTNTQGSILQMLFPYMAAFAAFAVICVRDYNEPPLHQIGASTLVTGLVLILLVILRQVFTLTENRRLTIQLKHTNEGLEETVAQRTRQLEWRTEQLAALHRLTKEINTTLDYDQVLNQVITHAPTVLGSDAAVIRLGNIDDPLGSIFPIVRETGFEEHGTDFAWIESLERCGAIEILDLPCGGAYLRAPLLWHGQVLGSIGFVRWASAFDSSDIKVVEGVGLEVGAALNNARQYQTAKDAADRDSVTDLFNHRAIHQRLDREFEVATATNRPLSVIMMDLDNFKLFNDTYGHPTGDQVLKHVASALSETCREGDLAGRYGGDEFIMLLPDTTANDARKLAETLRDRINFDGFRRPGDERIVPIGLSLGIADFPNDGLTRHDLLNAADGNLYEAKVSDTGIAQTSSTQRSNRKLRAEQSFGTLDSMVTAVDNKDRYTRRHSEDVTDFALWIAAELGQSDETMRDIRIGGLLHDVGKIGVPDSILRKPGRLTAEEYEIMKQHPHLGALLVGALPGMESSLDAVRSHHERWDGKGYPNGLAGNEIPLLGRILAVADAFSAMTTDRPYRKGMDWDKALAEIEKNIGTQFDPVSATAFLRAAQRRRPIVPETSSPAHTPMAKERDVRAA; encoded by the coding sequence ATGTCCAGAATACATAAAGGAATAGTTTGGGCCACGATCTGTTACGCCTTGCTGTTCGTGTTCATGCTCATCCTCCATCCCGGGACGCGCAAGTTTTATGACGCCTTCTTCAATACGTACCAGATCGCTCCGCCGCTGCTGACGGGAGTTGGGGGCATCTCCTACTTTCTGCACGGCAAGCACACGAGCGCTTTACGCCGTATCGGCTGGCTGCTGATCGGCATGGCGGGCTTTTCCTTCGCGCTGGGACAGATCACGTGGACGTATTACGAAAGCGTTCGCGGCGTCGAAGTGCCGTTCCCTGGATGGTCGGACGCCGGCTACCTCGGCGCGTATCCGTGCCTGATCGTGGGCGTTTTCCTGCTGTTCGGCAGTATGCCCGTCGCCGGACGAGCGCGCCTGGTCCTCGACAGCGCCATCGCCGCGCTCGCGGCGGGAATGCTGAGCTGGCACTTCGTCATCGACCGGCAATGGGCGCAGTCGGACATGACTTTTGTAGGAAAAGTGATTACCGTCGCTTATCCACTCGGAGACGTCGTGACGATCTTCGGCGTGATCGTCTTGATCAAAACCATGGTCACGGACCGTGTGCTGCGCCGCTCCTGCATCTTCCTCGCAATCGGCATGGCCCTGCTCGCGTTTTTCGACACATCATTCGCCATCATGACCCTGAACAATTCCTATCATACGGGCAGCTGGTCGGACTGGGCCTGCTCGTTCGGCTGGATTATGATGGGATACGCGCTGGTTTTGCCGATGTGGCTGCCCGCCACCAAAAAGGATGAAGCGGCCAGAGAGCGCACGCTTGTCACGAACACGCAGGGCAGCATCCTGCAAATGCTCTTCCCGTACATGGCCGCCTTCGCCGCGTTCGCCGTGATCTGCGTTCGCGATTATAATGAACCGCCGCTCCACCAGATCGGCGCCTCCACCCTCGTGACCGGCCTTGTGCTGATTTTGCTGGTGATTCTGCGCCAGGTTTTCACGCTGACGGAAAACCGGCGTTTGACCATTCAGCTCAAACATACGAATGAAGGGCTGGAGGAAACGGTCGCCCAGCGAACCCGCCAGCTCGAGTGGCGCACGGAGCAGCTCGCGGCGCTCCATCGCCTGACCAAAGAAATCAACACCACGCTCGACTACGATCAAGTGCTCAATCAGGTGATCACGCACGCCCCCACCGTTCTTGGTTCCGATGCGGCGGTCATTCGCCTCGGCAATATCGACGATCCGCTCGGCTCAATTTTCCCCATCGTCCGGGAAACAGGGTTCGAAGAGCATGGAACCGACTTCGCCTGGATCGAAAGCCTGGAGCGCTGCGGCGCGATCGAAATCCTCGATTTGCCATGCGGCGGAGCCTATCTGCGCGCGCCTTTGCTGTGGCACGGACAGGTTCTCGGGTCGATCGGTTTCGTTCGCTGGGCAAGCGCGTTTGACTCCTCCGATATCAAAGTCGTCGAGGGCGTCGGCCTGGAAGTCGGGGCCGCGCTGAACAATGCGCGCCAATATCAAACCGCCAAGGATGCGGCCGATCGCGATTCCGTCACCGACCTCTTCAACCATCGCGCCATCCACCAGCGCCTGGATCGGGAGTTCGAAGTGGCGACGGCGACGAACCGCCCGCTGTCCGTCATCATGATGGACCTGGACAACTTCAAGCTGTTCAACGATACCTATGGGCACCCGACGGGAGATCAGGTTCTCAAGCACGTGGCGAGCGCGCTGAGTGAAACGTGCCGCGAAGGCGATCTGGCGGGCCGCTACGGCGGGGACGAGTTTATCATGCTCCTGCCGGACACCACGGCGAACGACGCCCGGAAACTCGCGGAGACGCTGCGCGACCGGATCAACTTCGACGGGTTCCGCCGCCCCGGCGACGAGCGCATCGTCCCCATCGGCCTGAGCCTCGGCATCGCGGATTTCCCCAACGACGGCCTGACCCGCCACGACCTTTTGAACGCCGCCGACGGCAACCTCTATGAAGCCAAGGTTTCGGACACCGGCATCGCGCAGACGAGCTCCACGCAGCGGTCGAACCGAAAGCTTCGCGCGGAACAGTCCTTCGGCACTCTGGACTCCATGGTGACCGCCGTCGACAACAAAGACCGATATACGCGCCGCCACTCCGAAGACGTCACGGACTTCGCGCTGTGGATCGCCGCCGAGCTAGGCCAATCCGACGAGACGATGCGCGACATCCGCATCGGCGGCCTTCTGCACGATGTCGGCAAGATCGGCGTCCCGGACAGCATCCTGCGCAAGCCGGGTCGCCTCACCGCCGAAGAGTACGAGATCATGAAGCAGCACCCCCATCTGGGCGCCCTGCTCGTCGGCGCGCTGCCCGGCATGGAATCGTCGCTGGACGCGGTGCGCTCCCATCACGAACGCTGGGACGGGAAGGGATACCCGAACGGCCTCGCCGGCAATGAAATCCCCCTGCTGGGACGGATCCTGGCGGTTGCGGACGCCTTCAGCGCGATGACGACCGACCGGCCTTACCGCAAGGGCATGGACTGGGACAAAGCGCTCGCGGAAATCGAGAAAAATATCGGCACGCAGTTCGACCCGGTCTCCGCCACGGCGTTCCTGCGCGCCGCCCAGCGCCGCCGCCCAATCGTCCCGGAGACATCCTCGCCCGCGCACACTCCCATGGCGAAAGAACGCGATGTGAGAGCCGC
- a CDS encoding sensor histidine kinase gives MNETRLNFKTILTSKLARRLVPILMAVVAVPIAVTVLTVGHVAREQIVTMTHTMERINGSAVKDAGKEFQRVGQETVRSSGKKMAQISLQAGQNVSRQWEKGQADSISKTGDDFARVTQSSFDGAMRQSLSTNRDILHDVNGQMGRLFASSARYTQVRVADRVQTAMLDQSNRQMQERARQLAQLAQVYLQTNQNYLALTAQMLNVYDGDRAGEKAVLDALVRRFPMFTLVSVMDMNGQETAMSASDRAVTASDLSNHFTADYFRTAMGGQSYVGLETPPQYGRAPVLRLSVPVELYRGKVIGVLTARLALEDLWDTIRNTRIGKNGYAYVTGPGDAIFLKERPSDAQMMRQVAPIEPLGWKLIVAQPSDEVMLPVRSFKNDIARNTQHSLLQMNQDIQNSSEIAAKRLQIDAGRLHSDTAAQVRTRTGEIFGQLQRKTSLQTGAELKGMQEAIRSQAEQAQQDNDRQMAAAAGAASTELARRIPPLTANALRLASRRLSVWALAIILISCAISCVIGLILASAILRPILRLAQGTHAIAEGELAKRVDERAPAEIGDLAVAFNTMAASLQQSRTELDSAEAQLVQSAKLASLGTLSAGVAHELNQPVAIVRGISQQLQGEPNLSPDVLDDLVLIEGQTTRMMKIIKHLRTFCRAGGYEMTRVTVDQVVENCFILIDAQLKAHDIRVKLNLTAGASQVMGDANELEQVFINLITNARDAMEGRKDAEIAIRSWTESGRLCIEFHDNGTGIPEEVAAHIFDPFFTTKEAGKGTGLGLSISHGIIQKHKGLIATHNDGGAVFTITLPLLEADITEQESELRQAA, from the coding sequence ATGAACGAAACACGATTGAACTTCAAAACGATTTTGACCAGTAAGCTGGCCCGGCGCCTGGTGCCGATCCTGATGGCGGTGGTCGCCGTCCCGATCGCCGTGACGGTCCTGACGGTCGGCCATGTCGCCCGCGAGCAGATCGTCACAATGACTCACACCATGGAGCGGATCAACGGCTCGGCCGTCAAGGACGCCGGCAAGGAGTTCCAGCGGGTCGGCCAGGAAACGGTGCGCAGCTCCGGCAAGAAGATGGCGCAGATTTCGCTCCAGGCCGGCCAGAACGTTTCGCGGCAATGGGAAAAGGGCCAGGCGGACTCGATCTCCAAGACGGGGGACGATTTTGCCCGGGTGACGCAAAGCAGCTTTGACGGCGCCATGCGCCAGTCGCTGTCCACGAACCGCGATATCCTGCACGACGTCAACGGCCAGATGGGACGCCTGTTCGCCAGCTCCGCGCGCTACACGCAGGTCCGGGTCGCCGACCGGGTGCAGACGGCGATGCTGGACCAGAGCAACCGGCAGATGCAGGAGCGCGCCCGGCAGCTCGCCCAGCTCGCTCAGGTCTACCTTCAGACCAATCAGAACTATCTGGCGCTCACGGCGCAGATGCTCAATGTTTACGACGGCGACCGCGCCGGCGAAAAGGCCGTTCTGGACGCCCTGGTGCGCCGTTTCCCCATGTTTACGCTGGTGAGCGTCATGGACATGAACGGGCAGGAGACGGCGATGTCTGCTTCGGACCGCGCCGTGACGGCCTCTGACCTTTCCAATCACTTCACGGCCGATTACTTCCGAACCGCGATGGGCGGGCAATCGTATGTCGGTCTCGAAACGCCGCCGCAGTATGGACGCGCTCCCGTGCTTCGTCTCTCCGTCCCGGTCGAGCTTTACCGGGGCAAGGTGATCGGCGTTCTCACCGCCCGCCTGGCCCTGGAGGATCTCTGGGACACGATCCGCAACACGCGCATCGGCAAGAACGGCTATGCCTATGTCACCGGCCCCGGCGACGCCATCTTTCTGAAGGAGCGGCCCAGCGACGCGCAGATGATGCGGCAGGTGGCGCCAATCGAGCCGCTTGGCTGGAAGCTGATTGTGGCGCAGCCGAGCGATGAAGTGATGCTGCCCGTCCGGTCCTTCAAAAACGACATCGCGCGGAACACGCAGCACTCTCTCCTGCAGATGAACCAGGACATCCAGAACTCCTCGGAGATCGCGGCGAAGCGCCTGCAAATCGATGCGGGACGCCTGCACTCCGACACCGCCGCCCAGGTGCGGACACGCACCGGCGAGATCTTTGGACAGCTTCAGCGCAAAACCAGTCTCCAGACCGGCGCGGAGCTGAAGGGCATGCAGGAGGCGATCCGGTCCCAGGCCGAGCAGGCCCAGCAGGACAACGACCGGCAGATGGCCGCCGCCGCCGGCGCGGCGTCGACGGAGCTGGCGCGCCGGATCCCGCCGCTCACCGCCAACGCGCTTCGCCTGGCCAGCCGCCGCCTTTCGGTGTGGGCGCTGGCGATCATTTTGATCTCCTGCGCGATCAGCTGCGTCATCGGCCTGATCCTGGCGAGCGCCATCCTTCGCCCGATCCTGCGTCTCGCTCAAGGAACGCACGCCATCGCCGAAGGGGAGCTCGCCAAGCGCGTGGATGAGCGGGCGCCGGCCGAGATCGGCGACCTCGCGGTCGCGTTCAACACCATGGCCGCGTCCTTGCAGCAGAGCCGCACCGAGCTCGACAGCGCCGAGGCGCAGCTCGTGCAGTCCGCCAAGCTGGCGTCGCTCGGCACGCTGTCCGCCGGCGTCGCCCACGAATTGAACCAGCCGGTCGCGATCGTGCGCGGCATCTCCCAGCAGCTTCAGGGCGAGCCGAATCTTTCGCCCGACGTCCTGGACGACCTCGTGCTAATCGAGGGCCAGACGACGCGTATGATGAAGATCATCAAGCACCTGCGCACCTTCTGCCGCGCCGGCGGATATGAGATGACGCGCGTGACGGTCGATCAGGTCGTGGAGAACTGCTTCATTCTGATCGACGCCCAGCTCAAGGCGCACGATATCCGCGTCAAGCTGAACCTGACCGCCGGAGCATCGCAGGTCATGGGCGACGCCAACGAGCTGGAGCAGGTCTTTATCAACCTGATCACCAATGCGCGCGACGCCATGGAAGGCCGTAAGGACGCCGAGATCGCGATCCGTTCCTGGACAGAGAGCGGCCGCCTCTGCATCGAGTTCCACGACAACGGAACCGGCATTCCCGAGGAAGTCGCGGCGCATATCTTCGATCCTTTCTTCACCACGAAAGAGGCCGGCAAGGGGACGGGCCTGGGCCTGTCGATCAGCCACGGCATCATACAAAAGCACAAGGGCCTGATCGCGACGCATAACGACGGCGGCGCCGTCTTCACCATCACCTTACCGCTGCTTGAGGCGGACATAACGGAACAGGAAAGCGAACTGCGGCAGGCGGCTTAA
- a CDS encoding ubiquinol-cytochrome c reductase iron-sulfur subunit yields the protein MNEDMQGLNRREVLQAAAGAGALLLLPAASQAKDDAATPKDTAQWTSVGKAADFPLNTPTRVAVGDLALSVTRTSEKDVTAVNLKCTHRGCEVKWDGGKTRYACPCHEAQFAADGKNLVGTRRSPAELLPALSTAPARRNGDQIEVDLSALTAGAADPAPAH from the coding sequence ATGAACGAAGATATGCAAGGATTGAACCGCCGAGAAGTTTTGCAGGCGGCGGCGGGCGCGGGCGCCCTTCTGCTGCTGCCCGCCGCAAGCCAGGCGAAGGACGACGCCGCGACTCCGAAGGATACCGCCCAGTGGACATCCGTGGGGAAGGCCGCCGACTTTCCGCTGAATACGCCCACGCGCGTCGCGGTCGGAGACCTGGCGCTGTCCGTCACGCGCACGAGTGAAAAGGACGTCACCGCCGTCAACCTGAAGTGCACGCATCGCGGGTGCGAAGTCAAGTGGGACGGCGGCAAAACGCGTTATGCGTGTCCTTGCCATGAAGCGCAGTTTGCCGCTGACGGAAAAAACCTTGTCGGGACCCGGCGCTCGCCCGCCGAGCTGCTGCCCGCGCTCTCAACCGCGCCGGCGCGCCGGAACGGCGATCAGATTGAAGTCGATTTGAGCGCGCTCACCGCAGGCGCTGCGGACCCCGCGCCCGCCCACTAA
- a CDS encoding indolepyruvate ferredoxin oxidoreductase subunit alpha produces the protein MPYVITEPCAGTKDKSCVAVCPVDCIHEGTVEVDGVLIDQLFIDPAECIDCGLCEPECPVDAIFMEDEVPAQWSQYIEINAEFYKTGKRA, from the coding sequence ATGCCGTATGTCATTACCGAGCCCTGCGCCGGAACGAAAGATAAATCGTGCGTCGCCGTCTGCCCGGTCGATTGTATTCACGAAGGAACCGTGGAAGTCGACGGCGTTCTGATCGACCAGCTCTTCATCGATCCCGCCGAATGCATCGACTGCGGCCTATGCGAGCCGGAGTGCCCCGTGGACGCCATCTTCATGGAGGATGAAGTCCCGGCGCAATGGTCCCAGTATATTGAGATCAACGCGGAGTTCTATAAGACGGGCAAGCGCGCTTAA
- a CDS encoding Crp/Fnr family transcriptional regulator, whose amino-acid sequence MERKEALARVPFLKELPETVLMEIAEAGRERKLTRGELLVSEHDACVGLIVVLSGSVKVYKLDNRGRELTLGLETPGASVSELPLFDGGNYPASAEAAEDGTRVLVVPRAQFQKMMALHPQIAILALRALSIRMRKLVVMLEAQTMHSVRVRLAAHLMRASEGRATFRLADTNEEIASQIGTVRDVVSRTLGSLKEAGAITVNGRTVTIQNFDILRRISDSGDIPS is encoded by the coding sequence GTGGAGCGTAAAGAAGCACTAGCGCGGGTTCCGTTCCTCAAAGAACTGCCGGAAACAGTTTTGATGGAGATCGCGGAGGCGGGGCGAGAGCGAAAACTGACCCGAGGCGAGCTGCTAGTCTCGGAGCATGACGCCTGCGTGGGCCTCATCGTGGTGCTGTCGGGATCCGTCAAGGTCTATAAGCTGGACAATCGGGGCCGCGAATTGACGCTTGGACTGGAAACGCCGGGCGCCAGCGTGAGCGAGCTGCCCTTGTTCGACGGGGGGAACTATCCGGCGAGCGCGGAGGCCGCCGAGGACGGGACGCGCGTCCTTGTCGTGCCGCGCGCTCAGTTTCAAAAGATGATGGCGCTGCACCCGCAGATCGCGATCCTGGCCCTGCGCGCCCTGTCAATACGAATGCGCAAACTGGTGGTGATGCTAGAGGCCCAGACGATGCACAGCGTGCGCGTGCGTTTGGCGGCCCATTTGATGCGCGCTTCGGAAGGACGCGCGACCTTTCGACTCGCCGATACGAACGAGGAGATCGCCAGCCAGATCGGAACGGTGCGCGATGTGGTCTCGCGAACGCTGGGAAGTTTGAAAGAAGCCGGGGCCATCACTGTCAACGGACGCACCGTCACGATCCAGAATTTCGATATTCTCCGCAGAATTTCGGATTCCGGTGACATTCCGTCATGA
- a CDS encoding HD domain-containing phosphohydrolase: MAKVLLADDEEALRLMLGRQLRRGGHEVTLAEDGQMALELLQQGVYDLVVSDMKMPRLDGMGLLEAAHKLTPETEFIILTGHGSMENAVEAFKTGRVFDYLLKPLEDIRELDAVVARAVERRQLRSENGRLVTELQVRIEELEAAKAQLADLAERDGLTGLYNHKTIHHRLEELLETIPDDTVSVMMLDMDGFKLINDTYGHPTGDKVLRHLARALEAVCGAKGILGRCGGDEFMVILPTTTGVEAQGVANEIKHYLSLNPFTSPDGGNLPVRLCFGVADTRTAGCSAPNLVTAADTALYEGKSHGGDQVTLHLSHILEDVDPSHGKFQVLDGLVTAIDRKDHYTKRHSEDVTGYALKLVNALGLSGETLDAVRVAGLLHDIGKIGVPDSILRKPGKLTAEEYEVMKGHVTLSMLIIHGLPRLNDILDAVSHHHERWDGKGYPSGVSGEEIPLLGRVMAVADAFSAMTLDRPYRSGMPIEAALEEIERGAGTQFDPQLAELFVQIIRTQEALHQQAA; encoded by the coding sequence ATGGCAAAAGTATTATTAGCAGACGATGAAGAAGCGCTCCGACTGATGCTGGGCCGCCAGCTCCGCCGCGGCGGGCACGAAGTGACGCTGGCGGAAGATGGACAGATGGCGCTGGAGCTCTTGCAGCAGGGCGTATACGATCTGGTCGTTTCCGACATGAAAATGCCTCGTCTGGACGGCATGGGACTTCTGGAGGCGGCGCACAAGCTGACGCCGGAGACGGAGTTCATCATCCTGACCGGACACGGCTCAATGGAAAACGCCGTCGAAGCCTTCAAGACCGGCCGGGTCTTCGACTATCTTCTGAAGCCGCTGGAGGATATCCGCGAACTGGACGCCGTTGTGGCGCGCGCCGTGGAGCGCCGCCAGCTTCGTTCGGAAAACGGGCGTCTGGTCACTGAGCTCCAGGTGCGGATCGAAGAGCTCGAAGCGGCCAAAGCGCAGCTCGCGGACCTCGCGGAGCGCGACGGTCTTACGGGCCTCTACAACCACAAGACCATCCATCATCGATTGGAGGAGCTGCTGGAGACGATCCCGGACGACACCGTCTCGGTGATGATGCTCGACATGGACGGCTTCAAGCTGATCAACGACACTTACGGCCATCCGACGGGAGACAAAGTGCTGCGCCATCTGGCGCGCGCCCTGGAAGCCGTCTGCGGCGCCAAGGGGATCCTGGGCCGGTGCGGCGGCGACGAGTTCATGGTGATCCTGCCGACAACGACGGGCGTCGAGGCGCAGGGCGTCGCGAACGAGATCAAGCACTATCTGAGCCTGAACCCTTTCACCAGTCCCGACGGCGGCAACCTGCCGGTCCGCCTCTGCTTCGGCGTCGCCGACACGCGTACGGCGGGGTGCTCGGCGCCCAATCTCGTTACGGCGGCGGACACCGCGCTGTACGAAGGCAAGAGCCATGGCGGAGATCAGGTCACGCTGCACCTCTCGCACATCCTCGAAGACGTGGACCCGTCGCATGGCAAGTTCCAGGTGCTGGACGGCTTGGTGACGGCCATCGACCGCAAGGACCACTACACCAAGCGCCACTCGGAAGATGTGACCGGCTACGCGCTCAAGCTCGTGAACGCGCTCGGGCTGTCCGGCGAGACCCTGGACGCCGTCCGGGTCGCGGGACTGCTGCATGACATCGGCAAGATCGGCGTTCCGGACAGCATCCTGCGCAAGCCTGGCAAGCTGACCGCCGAAGAGTACGAAGTCATGAAGGGGCATGTGACGCTGTCCATGCTGATCATCCACGGACTGCCCCGCCTGAACGATATTCTCGACGCCGTTTCGCACCACCACGAGCGCTGGGACGGCAAAGGGTATCCAAGCGGCGTTTCCGGCGAAGAAATCCCGCTGCTGGGCCGCGTCATGGCGGTCGCCGACGCGTTCAGCGCCATGACGCTGGATCGCCCGTATCGCTCGGGAATGCCGATCGAGGCCGCTCTGGAAGAGATCGAGCGCGGCGCCGGCACGCAGTTCGACCCGCAGCTCGCGGAACTGTTCGTGCAGATCATTCGGACTCAGGAAGCGCTCCATCAGCAGGCCGCATGA
- a CDS encoding ABC transporter substrate-binding protein, whose translation MKRFISLTMLVAAVVCGMVCVRANADSSPPKRRVLVVKSRDISFYAPASQGFVKGLKSRGYGDTTDITILALSGDKNQDQQTIKAQIQKNNSLIFTLGTDATRTIAEAHPTCPCVFSMILDPISLGVAKSLAQPGGVFTGTTLQVSAGKQLDALQQILPQAQKVGLLYTDGDATSLAFLSAATQDAAKLNIEIVSKAMTPTTDRKAALEELAGKVGAFWLIVDPASAGPQALADTLDVAKSHKLPVLGTSSANVHAGALLALSANLQDLGDVNAEMAAPLLDGSAQPGQTSVRGPRQTMLSVNLDAASALGLTVPNSVLRLADEVVDSGAAKSGSK comes from the coding sequence GTGAAGCGTTTTATTTCTCTGACAATGCTTGTCGCGGCCGTCGTATGCGGAATGGTCTGCGTCCGAGCGAATGCGGATTCCAGTCCGCCCAAGCGGCGCGTGCTGGTCGTGAAATCGCGCGACATCAGCTTTTACGCGCCTGCGTCACAGGGGTTTGTCAAGGGATTGAAGTCCCGAGGATATGGCGACACGACCGACATCACCATCCTCGCGCTGTCGGGAGACAAAAATCAGGATCAGCAGACGATCAAGGCGCAGATTCAGAAAAACAACAGCCTGATCTTTACCCTGGGAACGGACGCGACACGGACGATCGCCGAAGCGCATCCGACATGTCCCTGCGTGTTCAGCATGATCCTGGATCCGATCAGCCTGGGCGTCGCCAAATCTCTGGCGCAGCCCGGCGGCGTCTTTACCGGCACGACGCTCCAGGTTAGCGCGGGCAAGCAGCTCGATGCGCTGCAGCAGATTCTGCCCCAGGCGCAAAAAGTCGGCCTGCTCTATACCGACGGCGACGCCACCTCGCTCGCGTTTTTGAGCGCCGCCACTCAGGACGCCGCCAAGCTGAATATCGAAATCGTGTCGAAGGCGATGACGCCCACGACCGATCGGAAGGCGGCGCTGGAGGAATTGGCGGGGAAAGTCGGCGCCTTCTGGCTGATCGTCGACCCCGCTTCGGCCGGCCCGCAGGCGCTGGCCGATACGCTGGACGTCGCGAAAAGCCACAAGCTGCCGGTGCTGGGAACGTCGAGCGCCAACGTTCACGCCGGCGCGCTGCTGGCGCTTTCGGCCAATCTTCAAGACCTGGGCGATGTGAACGCCGAGATGGCGGCGCCGCTTCTGGATGGATCGGCGCAGCCCGGACAGACCAGCGTGCGCGGACCGCGCCAGACGATGCTTTCGGTGAACCTGGACGCCGCTTCGGCGCTTGGTCTGACGGTGCCCAACTCCGTACTTCGATTGGCTGATGAAGTTGTCGATTCCGGCGCGGCTAAGAGCGGCTCGAAATAA